In Streptococcus sp. SN-1, a single genomic region encodes these proteins:
- a CDS encoding DNA translocase FtsK: MANKNTSKTRRRPSKAELERKEAIQRMLISLGIALLLIFAAFKLGAAGITLYNLIRLLVGSLAYLAIFGILLYLFFFKWIRKQEGLLSGFFTIFAGLLLIFEAYLVWKYGLDKSVLKGTIAQVVTDLTGFRTTSFAGGGLIGVALYMPTAFLFSNVGTYFIGSILILAGALLVSPWSVYDIAEFFSRGFAKWREGHERRKEERFVKQEEKARQKAEEEARLEQEKAEKALLDLPPVDMETGEILTEDVVLDVSPVPEEEWVEPEIILPQAELEFPEQEDGSDDEDVQVDFSAKEALEYKLPSLQLFAPDKPKDQSKEKKIVRENIKILEETFASFGIKVTVERAEIGPSVTKYEVKPAVGVRVNRISNLADDLALALAAKDVRIEAPIPGKSLVGIEVPNSEIATVSFRELWEQSQTKAENLLEIPLGKAVNGTARAFDLSKMPHLLVAGSTGSGKSVAVNGIIASILMKARPDQVKFMMVDPKMVELSVYNDIPHLLIPVVTNPRKASKALQKVVDEMENRYELFAKVGVRNIAGFNAKVEEFNAQSEYKQVPLPLIVVIVDELADLMMVASKEVEDAIIRLGQKARAAGIHMILATQRPSVDVISGLIKANVPSRVAFAVSSGTDSRTILDENGAEKLLGRGDMLFKPIDENHPVRLQGSFISDDDVERIVNFIKAQADADYDESFDPGEVSENEGEFSDGESGGDPLFEEAKALVIETQKASASMIQRRLSVGFNRATRLMEELEMAGVIGPAEGTKPRKVLQQ; the protein is encoded by the coding sequence ATGGCAAACAAGAATACAAGTAAAACAAGACGGAGACCGTCTAAAGCAGAACTCGAAAGAAAAGAAGCGATTCAACGAATGTTGATTTCTTTGGGAATCGCGCTTTTATTGATTTTCGCAGCCTTCAAATTAGGGGCTGCAGGTATAACCCTTTACAATTTAATTCGCTTGCTGGTGGGCAGCCTAGCTTATCTAGCAATATTTGGTATCTTGCTCTACCTCTTCTTTTTCAAGTGGATACGAAAACAGGAAGGGCTCTTATCTGGATTTTTCACCATATTTGCTGGCTTGCTCTTGATTTTTGAGGCCTATTTAGTTTGGAAATATGGTTTGGATAAGTCGGTACTAAAAGGGACCATAGCCCAAGTTGTGACGGATTTAACAGGCTTTCGAACGACCAGCTTTGCTGGAGGGGGCTTGATTGGGGTCGCTCTTTATATGCCAACCGCCTTTCTTTTTTCAAATGTCGGTACTTACTTTATTGGTTCTATCTTGATTTTAGCTGGAGCCCTCCTAGTTAGCCCTTGGTCTGTTTACGATATTGCTGAATTTTTCAGTAGAGGCTTTGCCAAATGGCGAGAAGGACATGAGCGTCGAAAAGAGGAACGCTTTGTCAAACAAGAAGAAAAAGCTCGTCAAAAAGCTGAGGAAGAGGCTAGATTAGAACAAGAAAAGGCTGAAAAAGCCTTACTCGATTTGCCTCCTGTTGATATGGAAACAGGTGAAATTCTGACAGAAGATGTTGTGCTTGACGTTTCACCTGTTCCAGAAGAAGAATGGGTAGAACCAGAAATCATCCTGCCTCAAGCTGAACTTGAATTCCCTGAACAGGAAGATGGCTCTGATGATGAAGATGTACAGGTTGATTTTTCAGCCAAAGAAGCCCTCGAATACAAACTTCCAAGCTTACAACTCTTTGCCCCAGATAAACCAAAAGACCAGTCTAAAGAGAAGAAAATCGTTCGTGAAAACATCAAAATCCTAGAAGAAACCTTTGCTAGCTTTGGTATCAAGGTAACGGTTGAACGGGCTGAAATTGGGCCATCAGTGACCAAGTATGAAGTTAAGCCAGCAGTAGGTGTAAGGGTCAACCGCATTTCCAATCTAGCAGATGACCTTGCTTTAGCCTTGGCTGCCAAGGATGTCCGAATCGAAGCACCTATTCCAGGGAAATCTTTAGTGGGAATTGAAGTCCCTAACTCTGAGATTGCGACAGTTTCTTTCCGCGAACTATGGGAACAATCTCAAACGAAAGCAGAAAATCTCTTGGAAATTCCTTTAGGAAAGGCTGTTAATGGAACCGCAAGAGCTTTTGACCTTTCTAAAATGCCCCACTTGCTAGTCGCAGGTTCAACGGGTTCAGGGAAGTCAGTAGCTGTTAACGGCATTATCGCTAGCATCCTCATGAAGGCGAGACCCGATCAAGTTAAATTTATGATGGTCGATCCCAAGATGGTTGAGTTGTCTGTTTACAATGATATTCCCCACCTCTTGATTCCAGTTGTGACCAATCCACGTAAGGCCAGCAAGGCCCTTCAAAAGGTTGTGGATGAAATGGAAAACCGTTATGAACTCTTTGCTAAGGTGGGAGTTCGGAATATTGCAGGCTTTAATGCCAAGGTAGAAGAGTTTAATGCCCAGTCTGAGTACAAGCAGGTTCCGCTACCACTCATTGTCGTAATTGTAGATGAGTTAGCTGACCTCATGATGGTGGCCAGCAAAGAAGTGGAAGATGCCATTATCCGTTTGGGGCAGAAGGCGCGTGCTGCAGGGATTCACATGATTCTTGCAACCCAGCGTCCATCTGTTGATGTCATATCTGGGTTGATTAAAGCCAATGTCCCATCACGTGTGGCGTTTGCAGTTTCATCAGGTACAGATTCCCGTACTATTTTAGATGAAAATGGAGCTGAGAAACTACTTGGACGTGGAGATATGCTCTTTAAACCAATCGATGAAAATCATCCAGTTCGTCTGCAAGGATCCTTTATCTCGGATGATGATGTCGAACGTATCGTAAACTTCATCAAGGCTCAGGCGGATGCGGATTACGATGAGAGTTTTGATCCAGGTGAGGTGTCTGAAAATGAAGGAGAATTTTCAGATGGTGAATCTGGTGGGGATCCGCTTTTTGAAGAAGCCAAGGCTTTGGTAATCGAAACCCAGAAAGCCAGCGCCTCTATGATTCAGCGTCGTTTATCAGTTGGATTTAACCGTGCGACCCGTCTCATGGAAGAGCTTGAGATGGCAGGTGTCATTGGTCCAGCTGAAGGTACTAAGCCAAGAAAAGTATTGCAACAATAA
- a CDS encoding fructose-specific PTS transporter subunit EIIC produces the protein MKIQDLLRKDVMLLDLQATEKTAVIEEMIKSLTDHGYVTDFETFKEGILAREALTSTGLGDGIAIPHSKNAAVKEATVLFAKSNKGVDYESLDGQATDLFFMIAAPEGANDTHLAALAELSQYLMKDGFADKLRQATSADQVIELFDQASEKTEEPVQVPTNDSGDFIVAVTACTTGIAHTYMAQEALQKVATEMGVGIKVETNGASGVGNQLTAEDIRKAKAVIIAADKAVEMDRFDGKPLINRPVADGIRKTEELINLALSGDAEVYRAANGAKAATTSNEKQSLGGAFYKHLMSGVSQMLPFVIGGGIMIALAFLIDGALGVPNENLGNLGSYHELASMFMKIGGAAFGLMLPVFAGYVAYSIAEKPGLVAGFVAGAIAKEGFAFGKIPYAAGGEATSTLAGVSSGFLGALVGGFIAGALVLAIKKYVKVPRSLEGAKSILLLPLLGTILTGFVMLAVNIPMAAINTAMNDFLGGLGGGSAVLLGIVLGGMMAVDMGGPVNKAAYVFGTGTLAATVSSGGSVAMAAVMAGGMVPPLAIFVATLLFKDKFTKEERNSGLTNIIMGLSFITEGAIPFGAADPARAIPSFILGSAVAGGLVGLTGIKLMAPHGGIFVIALTSNALLYLVSVLVGAIVSGVVYGYLRKPQV, from the coding sequence ATGAAAATTCAAGACCTATTGAGAAAAGATGTCATGTTGCTGGATTTGCAAGCAACTGAAAAAACAGCTGTCATCGAAGAGATGATTAAAAGTTTGACAGACCACGGTTATGTGACAGATTTTGAAACATTTAAAGAAGGCATTTTGGCTCGTGAAGCTCTCACTTCTACTGGTTTAGGTGATGGTATCGCAATACCTCACAGCAAAAATGCTGCTGTCAAAGAAGCGACTGTTCTCTTTGCTAAGTCAAACAAGGGTGTTGACTACGAGAGCTTGGATGGACAAGCAACCGACCTCTTCTTTATGATTGCAGCTCCAGAAGGTGCTAATGACACTCACTTGGCTGCCTTGGCAGAATTGTCTCAATACTTGATGAAAGATGGATTTGCTGACAAACTTCGCCAAGCAACATCAGCTGACCAAGTCATTGAGCTTTTTGACCAAGCTTCAGAAAAAACTGAGGAACCTGTTCAAGTACCTACCAATGACTCTGGTGACTTTATCGTTGCTGTTACAGCTTGTACAACAGGTATTGCCCACACTTACATGGCCCAAGAAGCTCTTCAAAAAGTAGCTACTGAAATGGGTGTTGGAATTAAGGTCGAAACCAACGGTGCTAGCGGTGTTGGAAATCAACTAACTGCAGAAGATATCCGCAAGGCTAAAGCTGTTATCATTGCGGCAGACAAGGCCGTTGAAATGGATCGTTTCGATGGCAAACCATTGATCAATCGTCCAGTTGCTGACGGTATCCGCAAGACAGAAGAGTTGATCAACTTGGCTCTTTCTGGAGATGCTGAAGTCTACCGTGCTGCTAATGGAGCCAAAGCCGCAACAACCTCTAACGAAAAACAAAGTCTTGGTGGTGCCTTCTACAAACACTTGATGAGTGGTGTCTCTCAAATGTTGCCATTCGTTATCGGTGGTGGTATCATGATTGCCCTTGCCTTCTTGATTGACGGTGCTTTGGGTGTTCCGAATGAAAACCTTGGTAATCTTGGTTCTTACCATGAGTTAGCTTCTATGTTCATGAAAATTGGTGGTGCAGCCTTTGGATTGATGCTCCCAGTCTTTGCAGGTTATGTTGCCTACTCTATCGCTGAAAAACCAGGTTTGGTAGCAGGTTTCGTGGCTGGTGCTATTGCCAAAGAAGGTTTTGCATTTGGTAAAATTCCTTATGCTGCAGGTGGTGAAGCAACTTCAACTCTTGCAGGTGTCTCATCTGGTTTCCTAGGTGCCCTTGTTGGTGGATTTATTGCAGGTGCTTTGGTTCTTGCTATCAAGAAATACGTTAAAGTTCCTCGTTCACTTGAAGGTGCAAAATCAATCCTTCTCTTGCCACTTCTTGGGACAATCTTGACTGGATTTGTTATGCTAGCTGTTAACATCCCAATGGCAGCAATCAACACTGCTATGAATGACTTCCTAGGCGGTCTTGGAGGCGGTTCAGCTGTCCTTCTTGGTATCGTCCTTGGTGGAATGATGGCTGTTGACATGGGTGGACCAGTTAACAAAGCGGCTTATGTCTTTGGTACAGGTACGCTTGCAGCTACTGTTTCTTCAGGAGGTTCTGTAGCCATGGCAGCAGTTATGGCTGGAGGAATGGTGCCACCACTTGCCATCTTTGTCGCAACTCTTCTCTTTAAAGACAAATTTACTAAGGAAGAACGCAACTCTGGTTTGACAAACATCATCATGGGCTTGTCATTTATCACTGAGGGAGCGATTCCATTTGGTGCAGCTGACCCAGCTCGTGCGATTCCAAGTTTCATTCTTGGTTCAGCAGTAGCAGGTGGCCTCGTTGGTCTTACTGGTATCAAACTCATGGCGCCACACGGAGGAATCTTCGTTATCGCCCTTACTTCAAATGCTCTCCTTTACCTAGTTTCTGTCTTGGTAGGAGCAATCGTAAGTGGTGTGGTCTATGGTTACCTACGCAAACCACAAGTATAA
- a CDS encoding Xaa-Pro dipeptidyl-peptidase — translation MRFNQFSYLSLPRDTILYELKKYGFDFPSESTNKKILESFLSRFFFTYQDTNYPLSILAADKKTDLLTFFQSEDELTADIFYTVAFQLLGFSYLVDFEDSEAFRKKTEFPIVYGDLIENLYQLLNTRTKKGNTLIDQLVSDGLIPEDNDYHYFNGKSLATFSSHDVIREVVYVESRVDTDQKGLPDLVKVSIIRPRYEGQIPAIMTASPYHQGTNDKASDKALYKMEQELEVKPAHKIELEEPQLNIAQPQGQAELVSKSEEKLTHINASYTLNDYFLPRGFANLYVSGVGTKDSTGFMTNGDYQQIEAYKNVIDWLNGRCRAFTDHTRQRQVKADWSNGKVATTGLSYLGTMSNGLATTGVDGLEVIIAEAGISSWYNYYRENGLVTSPGGYPGEDFDSLAELTYSRNLLAGDYIRGNDAHQADLEKVKEQLDRKTGDYNQFWHDRNYLLNAHKVKADVIFTHGSQDWNVKPLHVYQMFHALPSHINKHLFFHNGAHVYMNNWQSIDFRESMNALLTKKLLGQDTDFQLPTVIWQDNTAPQTWLSLDNFGGQESFESFSLGQEEQIIQNQYSDKDFERYGKTYQTFNTELYQGKVNQITIDLPVTKDLHLNGRAQLNLRIKSSTNKGLLSAQLLEFGQKKYLQPYPAILSARTIDNGRYHMLENLCELPFRPNAQRVVTKGYLNLQNRNDLLLVEDITADEWIDVQFELQPTIYKLKEGDTLRLVLYTTDFEITIRDNTAYQLTVDLEQSTLILPH, via the coding sequence ATGCGCTTTAATCAATTCAGCTATTTATCACTTCCAAGAGATACTATTTTATATGAATTAAAAAAGTATGGATTTGATTTTCCATCTGAGTCAACAAATAAAAAGATATTGGAGTCTTTTCTAAGTCGTTTCTTTTTCACTTATCAAGACACCAACTACCCACTTTCCATCCTAGCAGCTGATAAAAAAACAGACCTGCTAACATTTTTTCAATCAGAAGATGAACTGACAGCAGATATTTTTTATACTGTTGCTTTTCAACTTTTAGGCTTTTCTTATTTGGTTGACTTCGAAGATAGTGAAGCTTTTCGTAAAAAAACTGAATTTCCCATTGTATATGGTGACTTGATTGAAAATCTCTATCAGTTACTCAATACTCGCACCAAAAAGGGGAATACCCTTATCGACCAACTTGTTAGTGATGGTCTTATTCCTGAGGATAATGACTACCACTACTTTAACGGCAAGAGTTTAGCAACTTTTTCCAGCCATGATGTTATTCGAGAAGTGGTCTACGTTGAGTCTCGTGTCGATACTGACCAAAAAGGTCTACCAGACTTAGTCAAGGTTAGCATTATTCGTCCACGTTATGAGGGGCAAATCCCTGCCATCATGACAGCCAGTCCTTATCATCAGGGAACCAATGACAAGGCAAGCGATAAGGCTCTCTACAAGATGGAGCAAGAACTTGAGGTTAAACCTGCTCATAAGATTGAGCTAGAGGAACCTCAACTAAATATCGCCCAACCTCAAGGTCAAGCTGAGCTTGTGTCAAAATCTGAGGAAAAGCTAACGCACATCAACGCTAGCTATACTCTCAACGACTACTTCCTTCCAAGAGGGTTTGCTAATCTATATGTTTCAGGTGTTGGTACCAAAGACTCTACTGGTTTCATGACTAATGGCGACTATCAACAAATCGAGGCTTATAAAAATGTCATCGATTGGCTCAATGGTCGTTGCCGTGCCTTTACTGATCACACGCGCCAGCGTCAAGTCAAGGCTGACTGGTCAAACGGAAAAGTGGCCACAACTGGACTTTCCTATCTTGGTACCATGTCCAATGGTCTTGCGACTACAGGTGTCGATGGTTTAGAAGTCATCATTGCCGAGGCTGGTATTTCTTCATGGTACAACTACTACCGTGAAAACGGTCTGGTCACTAGCCCAGGTGGTTATCCAGGTGAGGATTTTGACTCCCTTGCTGAACTAACCTACTCTCGTAATCTCTTAGCTGGCGACTATATTCGTGGTAATGATGCTCACCAAGCTGATTTGGAAAAAGTAAAAGAGCAACTGGATCGCAAGACTGGCGACTACAATCAGTTTTGGCATGACCGCAATTATCTGCTCAATGCCCATAAAGTAAAGGCAGATGTTATCTTTACCCACGGTTCACAGGATTGGAATGTCAAACCACTTCATGTTTACCAGATGTTCCATGCTCTTCCATCTCATATCAATAAGCATCTCTTTTTCCATAATGGTGCCCATGTTTATATGAACAACTGGCAATCCATTGACTTCCGTGAGTCCATGAATGCTTTGTTGACAAAGAAATTACTGGGACAAGATACAGATTTCCAACTTCCTACTGTTATCTGGCAGGACAATACAGCCCCTCAGACTTGGTTATCACTTGATAACTTCGGTGGGCAAGAAAGCTTTGAATCCTTCTCACTTGGTCAAGAAGAGCAAATTATTCAAAACCAATACTCAGATAAGGATTTTGAACGTTATGGTAAAACATACCAGACCTTCAATACAGAACTCTATCAAGGGAAAGTCAATCAGATTACTATTGACCTTCCTGTAACCAAAGATCTTCACTTGAACGGTCGTGCCCAACTCAATCTTCGTATCAAATCCAGTACAAATAAGGGGCTCTTATCTGCACAACTGCTTGAATTTGGACAGAAGAAATACCTACAACCTTATCCAGCTATTTTAAGTGCTAGAACCATTGATAATGGACGCTACCACATGTTGGAAAATCTCTGTGAATTACCATTTAGACCAAATGCACAACGAGTCGTGACAAAAGGTTACCTCAATTTACAAAATAGAAATGATTTACTGTTAGTAGAGGATATTACTGCAGATGAATGGATAGATGTGCAATTTGAACTACAACCTACTATTTACAAGTTAAAAGAAGGAGATACTCTTCGTTTAGTCCTCTATACTACTGACTTTGAAATCACCATACGTGACAATACCGCTTACCAGCTGACTGTTGATCTTGAACAGTCTACACTTATCCTACCTCACTAA
- a CDS encoding arginine repressor: protein MNKSEHRHQLIRALVTKNKIHTQAELQSLLADNDIQVTQATLSRDIKSMNLSKVREEDNSYYVLNTGSISKWEKRLELYMEDALVLMRPVQHQVLLKTLPGLAQSFGSIIDALSFPDAIATLCGDDVCLVICEDAEAAQHCFEELKRFAPPFFFGE from the coding sequence ATGAATAAATCTGAACACCGACACCAACTCATACGAGCTCTTGTAACGAAAAATAAGATTCACACACAAGCTGAGTTACAATCTCTTCTTGCCGATAATGATATTCAAGTTACACAAGCGACACTTTCGAGAGATATTAAAAGTATGAACCTGTCAAAAGTACGAGAAGAAGATAACTCTTACTATGTGCTAAATACAGGCTCTATCTCAAAATGGGAAAAACGTCTCGAACTCTACATGGAAGATGCCCTTGTCTTGATGCGCCCAGTTCAACACCAAGTCCTACTAAAAACCCTTCCTGGACTGGCTCAATCATTTGGTTCTATCATTGATGCTTTGAGTTTCCCTGATGCTATTGCTACCCTCTGTGGTGATGATGTCTGCCTTGTCATCTGTGAAGATGCAGAGGCAGCCCAACATTGCTTTGAAGAGCTGAAACGGTTCGCTCCACCATTTTTCTTTGGTGAATAA
- the pfkB gene encoding 1-phosphofructokinase has product MIYTVTLNPSIDYIVRLDQVQVGSVNRMDSDDKFAGGKGINVSRVLKRLDIPNTATGFIGGFTGKFITDTLADEEIETRFVQVAEDTRINVKIKADQETEINGTGPTVEPAQLEELKAILSSLTADDTVVFAGSSAKNLGNVIYKDLIALTRQTGAQVVCDFEGQTLIDSLDYQPLLVKPNNHELGAIFGVKLESLDEIENYARQLLAKGAQNVIISMAGDGAFLVTSEGAYFAKPIKGTVKNSVGAGDSMVAGFTGEFVKSKDAVEAFKWGVACGTATTFSDDLATAEFIKETYEKVEVEKR; this is encoded by the coding sequence ATGATTTATACAGTCACACTCAATCCATCTATTGACTATATCGTGCGTTTGGATCAAGTCCAGGTCGGTAGTGTCAATCGTATGGACAGTGATGATAAGTTTGCTGGTGGGAAAGGAATCAATGTCAGCCGTGTCTTGAAGCGCTTAGATATTCCAAATACAGCGACGGGCTTTATCGGAGGCTTTACTGGTAAATTTATCACGGATACTTTGGCTGATGAAGAAATCGAGACACGTTTTGTCCAAGTGGCAGAAGATACTCGTATCAATGTTAAAATCAAAGCAGATCAAGAAACAGAAATCAACGGAACGGGTCCAACTGTTGAACCAGCCCAGTTAGAAGAATTGAAAGCTATTTTATCTAGTTTGACTGCAGATGATACGGTCGTGTTTGCTGGTTCAAGTGCTAAAAATCTAGGCAATGTCATCTATAAGGATTTGATTGCCTTGACACGTCAGACGGGTGCGCAAGTGGTTTGTGACTTTGAAGGACAGACCTTGATTGATAGTTTGGACTATCAGCCGCTTTTGGTCAAACCAAACAATCATGAACTTGGAGCTATCTTTGGAGTGAAACTCGAAAGTTTAGATGAAATCGAGAACTATGCTCGTCAGTTACTGGCCAAAGGAGCTCAAAACGTCATTATCTCTATGGCTGGTGACGGTGCCTTCCTTGTCACATCTGAGGGAGCTTACTTTGCTAAACCAATCAAGGGAACTGTGAAAAATTCAGTTGGAGCTGGTGATTCTATGGTTGCCGGATTCACAGGTGAATTTGTCAAATCCAAAGATGCAGTAGAAGCCTTCAAATGGGGAGTAGCTTGTGGAACAGCAACTACCTTCTCGGATGACTTAGCAACAGCAGAATTTATTAAAGAAACATATGAAAAAGTTGAGGTAGAAAAACGATGA
- a CDS encoding DeoR/GlpR family DNA-binding transcription regulator has protein sequence MLKTERKQLILEELNQHHVVSLEKLVSLLETSESTVRRDLDELEAENKLRRVHGGAELPHSLQEEETIQEKSVKNLQEKKLLAQKAASLIKEQDVIFIDAGTTTAFLIHELVNKNITVVTNSIHHAAQLVEKQIPTVMVGGSVKMATDASIGGVALNQINQLHFDRAFIGMNGVDDGYYTTPDMEEGAVKRAILENAKQTYVLVDSSKIGQTCFAKVAPLKRAIVITSQGHELLQAIKEKTEVIEV, from the coding sequence GTGTTAAAAACAGAGAGGAAACAACTGATTTTAGAGGAGTTAAATCAACACCATGTAGTTTCTCTAGAGAAATTAGTTAGTTTGCTAGAAACGTCAGAATCAACGGTTCGAAGAGATTTGGATGAATTGGAAGCGGAAAACAAGCTTCGTCGCGTGCATGGTGGAGCAGAATTGCCCCATTCCTTGCAGGAAGAAGAAACCATCCAAGAAAAATCTGTCAAAAACCTTCAAGAGAAGAAGTTGCTAGCTCAGAAAGCAGCCTCTCTCATCAAGGAACAAGATGTCATCTTTATCGATGCTGGAACAACAACTGCCTTTTTGATTCATGAATTGGTTAATAAGAATATTACTGTTGTGACTAATTCGATTCACCACGCCGCTCAGTTGGTTGAAAAGCAGATTCCTACGGTCATGGTTGGAGGTAGTGTCAAGATGGCGACAGATGCGAGCATCGGGGGCGTTGCTCTTAACCAGATTAACCAATTGCACTTTGACCGTGCCTTTATCGGGATGAATGGTGTGGACGATGGTTATTATACGACTCCTGATATGGAGGAGGGGGCTGTGAAGCGTGCTATTTTAGAGAATGCTAAACAGACCTATGTCTTGGTGGATTCGTCAAAAATAGGACAAACTTGCTTTGCCAAGGTAGCACCACTCAAACGCGCTATCGTTATCACAAGTCAAGGGCATGAGCTCTTGCAGGCTATTAAGGAGAAAACGGAGGTAATAGAAGTATGA